A DNA window from Campylobacter anatolicus contains the following coding sequences:
- the rimM gene encoding ribosome maturation factor RimM (Essential for efficient processing of 16S rRNA) has product MDLVEVAIIGKSVGLQGYVKLHNRSDFPEQFKANTKFFTKDGRELVIKFYDSSRGLALFLGYESVESAKTLTNMMIYTTKEQTRKTCKLKKDEFFYFDIIGLDVLEDGEKLGVVEDIFDATKDNLLYIKTDERLVKLGLAKSFYIPYLDNFIANVDLQNKTILTKNSKTLLESL; this is encoded by the coding sequence ATGGATCTCGTTGAAGTTGCAATAATAGGTAAAAGCGTTGGGCTGCAAGGGTATGTCAAACTTCATAATAGAAGTGACTTTCCCGAGCAGTTTAAGGCAAACACAAAATTTTTTACTAAAGATGGCAGAGAGCTTGTCATAAAATTTTATGACAGTTCGCGAGGATTGGCTTTGTTTTTGGGATATGAGAGTGTTGAGAGTGCCAAAACTCTGACAAATATGATGATCTATACTACAAAAGAGCAGACTCGTAAAACTTGCAAACTTAAAAAAGATGAATTCTTTTATTTTGACATTATAGGGTTAGATGTTTTAGAAGATGGCGAAAAGCTAGGTGTTGTTGAAGATATTTTTGACGCCACAAAAGATAATTTGCTATATATTAAAACTGATGAAAGGTTAGTAAAACTAGGCCTTGCAAAGAGCTTTTATATACCTTATCTTGATAACTTTATTGCAAATGTAGATTTGCAAAATAAAACAATCCTTACAAAAAATTCAAAAACACTGCTTGAAAGTTTATGA
- a CDS encoding KH domain-containing protein — protein sequence MVEDFLYEYTKLIADYPEKIKIERVELGENFAEIIITADKVDTGKLIGKDGKMINAIKTVIIGCKAKDATSYRVTVKAYE from the coding sequence ATGGTTGAAGATTTTTTATACGAATATACTAAGCTCATAGCTGATTATCCCGAAAAGATAAAGATAGAGCGAGTTGAACTTGGTGAAAATTTTGCCGAGATCATCATAACTGCGGATAAAGTAGATACTGGTAAGCTTATCGGAAAAGACGGCAAGATGATAAACGCGATAAAAACTGTGATAATAGGTTGCAAAGCAAAAGATGCTACAAGCTACCGAGTGACGGTAAAAGCCTACGAATAA
- the rpsP gene encoding 30S ribosomal protein S16, translated as MATVVRLTRMGRKKRPFYRIVVTDSRKRRDSGWIESIGYYNPMVEPEVIKFDAEKLAYWKSVGAKLSDRVAKITSK; from the coding sequence ATGGCAACAGTAGTAAGACTAACTAGAATGGGACGTAAGAAAAGACCATTTTATCGTATAGTTGTAACAGATAGCAGAAAAAGACGTGATAGTGGCTGGATAGAGAGCATAGGCTATTACAATCCTATGGTTGAGCCTGAAGTTATCAAATTTGATGCTGAGAAACTTGCTTATTGGAAGAGCGTTGGTGCAAAACTTAGCGACAGAGTTGCAAAAATAACAAGCAAATAA
- the ffh gene encoding signal recognition particle protein has product MFEQISESFRLALSKVRFVDDEKALKNALEVLKKSLLKADVHHKVTKDLLVAIESDLKQSSIGQKQFLDAIKSNLTQILTAPGNQGFVFASIAPTIVLMAGLQGSGKTTTTVKLANYLKLRKKKVLIAACDLQRLAAVEQLRQLCDVNEIDLFYIQDESDPIKVAREALVKAKSGLYDVLLIDTAGRLAVDEALMSQIKQIKEMINPHEIFYVADAMSGQDGVKSAASFNEVLNISGVILSKFDSDSKGGVAISIAKQLGIPLRFVGNGEKVADIESFIPDRIVSRIMGEGDLATLVEKTSAIIDEKEAKRLNQKIKKGQFNFNDFIEQMESVKKLGSMKSIIGMIPGLSNVANHIKDIDLDNSKEILHIKAMINSMTQKERENPELLNNSRKRRLAAGSGLSQMQVNRFLKQFENASKMAKKFSGKGGAKGLASMLAQANNNIPR; this is encoded by the coding sequence GTGTTTGAGCAAATCAGCGAATCTTTTAGGCTAGCCCTTAGCAAAGTACGTTTTGTTGATGACGAGAAAGCCCTAAAAAACGCTTTGGAGGTGCTAAAAAAGTCACTACTTAAAGCTGATGTTCATCATAAAGTTACTAAGGATTTATTGGTTGCGATTGAGAGTGATTTAAAACAAAGCAGTATCGGACAAAAGCAGTTTTTAGATGCTATAAAGTCAAATTTAACGCAGATTTTAACCGCTCCTGGCAATCAAGGCTTTGTTTTTGCATCGATTGCACCGACTATTGTATTGATGGCCGGCTTGCAAGGCTCTGGCAAGACAACAACGACTGTAAAACTTGCAAATTATTTAAAACTTCGCAAGAAAAAGGTTTTAATTGCAGCGTGTGATCTACAACGTTTAGCAGCGGTTGAACAGCTTCGTCAGCTTTGTGATGTAAATGAAATAGATCTATTTTATATACAAGATGAGAGTGATCCGATAAAAGTCGCTCGTGAGGCTTTAGTAAAGGCAAAAAGTGGTCTTTATGATGTGCTTTTGATAGATACTGCAGGACGTTTGGCGGTAGATGAAGCTTTGATGAGTCAAATAAAGCAGATTAAAGAGATGATAAATCCACATGAGATATTTTATGTTGCTGACGCTATGAGTGGACAAGATGGTGTTAAGTCAGCTGCTTCGTTTAATGAAGTATTAAATATCAGTGGCGTAATACTATCTAAATTTGACTCAGATTCAAAGGGCGGCGTTGCTATAAGTATTGCAAAGCAGCTTGGTATACCACTTAGGTTTGTCGGTAATGGTGAAAAGGTAGCTGATATTGAGAGCTTTATACCTGATCGTATAGTTAGCCGTATAATGGGTGAGGGTGACCTTGCCACACTTGTTGAAAAGACAAGTGCGATAATAGATGAAAAAGAGGCAAAACGCTTAAACCAAAAGATAAAAAAGGGTCAATTTAACTTTAACGACTTCATTGAGCAGATGGAGAGTGTAAAAAAACTAGGTAGTATGAAGTCTATTATTGGTATGATACCTGGGCTTTCAAACGTGGCAAATCATATAAAAGATATAGATCTTGATAACTCAAAAGAGATTTTGCATATCAAGGCAATGATAAACTCAATGACACAAAAAGAGCGTGAAAATCCAGAGCTCTTAAACAACTCACGTAAAAGGCGTTTAGCTGCTGGTTCTGGACTAAGTCAGATGCAAGTAAATCGCTTTTTAAAGCAGTTTGAAAACGCTTCAAAAATGGCAAAGAAATTTTCAGGCAAGGGCGGTGCAAAGGGCTTAGCAAGTATGTTAGCCCAAGCAAATAACAATATCCCACGTTAA
- a CDS encoding RluA family pseudouridine synthase — protein MNQEKAYKLLALQERISNNEAKALIDDGLVSAKGQKVVIARALMGVNTKFSIQEVSRPSVIFEDENLIAINKPAFITSERVSEVYKTPLLHRLDKETSGVLLLVKNDEFGKKAINEFKNLRVSKTYIAMVKGIISEDISINEPILTIKGKGGAVSKISKDGKEALSYVSPLMISGKKTLVKVDIKTGRTHQIRVHLANINIPIIGDEKYGKNRANRMFLHAYSLKILGYKFKATLPTDFNAFGFEIPKKFEI, from the coding sequence ATGAATCAAGAGAAAGCATATAAACTTTTAGCTTTGCAAGAGAGGATTTCAAACAACGAGGCAAAGGCTTTGATTGATGATGGGTTGGTGTCTGCCAAGGGGCAAAAAGTCGTTATCGCAAGGGCTTTAATGGGGGTAAATACTAAATTTAGCATCCAAGAGGTATCTCGTCCCAGTGTGATTTTTGAAGATGAAAATTTAATAGCGATAAATAAACCTGCTTTTATCACATCAGAGCGTGTTAGTGAGGTTTATAAGACCCCACTTTTACACCGTTTAGATAAAGAAACTAGTGGCGTTTTATTGCTTGTTAAAAATGATGAATTTGGCAAAAAAGCAATAAATGAGTTTAAAAACCTACGAGTTAGCAAGACCTATATCGCTATGGTTAAGGGCATAATTAGTGAAGATATTAGTATAAATGAGCCAATACTTACAATAAAAGGTAAGGGCGGTGCAGTCTCTAAAATCTCAAAAGATGGCAAAGAGGCACTTAGCTATGTCTCACCACTTATGATAAGCGGTAAAAAGACACTCGTAAAAGTTGACATAAAGACAGGTAGAACACATCAGATAAGGGTGCATTTAGCAAACATAAATATACCTATTATAGGGGATGAAAAATACGGTAAAAATCGTGCGAATCGGATGTTTTTGCACGCCTATTCTTTAAAAATTTTAGGATATAAATTTAAAGCTACTTTGCCAACTGATTTTAATGCATTTGGGTTTGAGATACCAAAGAAATTTGAAATTTAA
- the waaA gene encoding lipid IV(A) 3-deoxy-D-manno-octulosonic acid transferase, with product MVFVYYVLALIAWLLGAIVLICVSFKQKYHRSIPARFFLYKNLYYKAAKVHFHAASFGEIQALSPILQMFDDKFISVITATGYKAAKQISQNVAFLPFEIFLPFWLKKSKILVIFEAELWLMLVFMAKLRGTRVILVNARISDRSFNKYQKFTFFYKSIFKFIDKIYAQSQADKERLIRLGARDIVVCGNIKSAFLPSVNKIYAKPKERLITFASTHAGEEKLLLDEFKFRPNDKLIIAPRHPERFCDVEILACEWADKNGLKFNKISCDSELNAQVILLDTLGELVNIYAISDIVVLGGSFVPNVGGHNPIECASFGAMIVSGKHIFNQKVLYSLVSGIKLIEANELDIAINEEFIRSNIIKKADANMIINDIRMAYESRESI from the coding sequence TTGGTCTTTGTGTATTATGTTTTAGCTCTAATAGCATGGCTATTGGGGGCTATTGTCTTGATTTGCGTAAGCTTTAAGCAAAAGTATCACCGTTCCATACCAGCAAGATTTTTTTTGTATAAAAATTTATATTACAAAGCTGCAAAAGTACATTTTCACGCTGCCTCTTTTGGAGAAATCCAAGCCTTAAGTCCCATTTTACAGATGTTTGATGATAAATTTATAAGCGTGATAACAGCTACAGGATATAAGGCAGCAAAACAGATAAGTCAAAATGTCGCGTTTTTACCATTTGAAATTTTCTTGCCTTTTTGGCTAAAAAAAAGCAAGATTTTAGTGATATTTGAAGCTGAGCTTTGGCTTATGCTTGTATTTATGGCAAAGTTGCGTGGCACAAGAGTTATACTAGTAAATGCTAGAATCTCAGATAGAAGTTTTAACAAGTATCAAAAATTTACTTTTTTTTATAAGAGTATTTTTAAATTTATTGATAAAATTTACGCACAAAGTCAGGCAGATAAAGAACGTTTAATACGTCTTGGTGCGAGAGACATTGTCGTGTGCGGCAATATTAAATCAGCTTTTTTACCAAGTGTAAATAAAATTTATGCAAAGCCAAAAGAGCGTCTTATCACCTTTGCTAGTACACACGCTGGTGAAGAGAAACTGCTCTTAGATGAGTTTAAATTTAGACCAAATGACAAGCTTATTATCGCTCCACGCCACCCTGAGAGATTTTGTGATGTGGAGATTTTAGCTTGTGAGTGGGCAGATAAAAATGGATTAAAATTTAATAAAATTAGCTGTGATAGTGAGTTAAACGCACAGGTGATTTTGCTAGATACACTTGGAGAACTTGTAAATATCTATGCTATAAGCGATATAGTCGTGCTTGGTGGTAGTTTTGTGCCAAATGTTGGAGGACATAATCCTATAGAGTGTGCAAGCTTTGGTGCGATGATAGTTAGCGGTAAGCATATTTTTAATCAAAAGGTGCTTTACTCGTTAGTAAGTGGGATAAAGCTCATAGAAGCAAACGAGCTTGATATAGCGATAAATGAGGAGTTTATTCGCTCAAATATCATAAAAAAAGCGGATGCAAATATGATAATAAATGACATTAGGATGGCTTATGAATCAAGAGAAAGCATATAA
- a CDS encoding zinc ribbon domain-containing protein yields the protein MNKYLQQVIELSKFDKAIDDFAPRIDSVQKTFRATQEEVKSLSESIEALVEEIVELKTQKSNTNAHIAEFSAKIKDVAKKSGSVKSEKEIRALNLEEEIAKEQLEAANEEIARLEKIIDNKNIYKDELEAKKAMAEASLSSIENEISSELEAIEKEREEVYDGKNKLIGDMNQKILAFYQKIRKWAHNTAVVPVKKQACYGCFMQINDKTFASVVRGEDIVTCPHCGRILYKENVEA from the coding sequence ATGAATAAATACTTGCAGCAAGTAATTGAGCTATCTAAATTTGATAAGGCTATAGATGACTTTGCTCCACGCATCGATAGCGTTCAAAAAACATTTCGTGCGACACAAGAAGAGGTTAAATCTTTAAGCGAGAGCATAGAGGCACTTGTTGAAGAGATAGTAGAGCTAAAGACACAAAAATCAAACACAAACGCCCACATAGCCGAGTTTTCAGCAAAAATTAAAGATGTGGCTAAAAAGAGCGGTTCTGTAAAGAGCGAAAAAGAGATTAGAGCATTAAATCTAGAAGAAGAGATTGCTAAAGAGCAGCTTGAGGCGGCAAATGAAGAGATCGCAAGACTAGAGAAAATCATAGATAATAAAAATATTTATAAAGATGAGCTAGAGGCTAAAAAAGCTATGGCAGAGGCTAGTTTGTCGAGTATTGAGAATGAAATTTCGTCTGAGTTAGAGGCGATTGAGAAAGAGCGTGAAGAGGTCTATGATGGCAAAAACAAGCTTATTGGCGATATGAATCAAAAAATTCTTGCATTTTATCAAAAAATTCGCAAATGGGCTCATAACACTGCGGTAGTGCCAGTTAAAAAACAAGCGTGTTACGGCTGTTTTATGCAGATAAATGATAAGACATTTGCATCTGTTGTGCGTGGCGAAGATATCGTTACTTGTCCACATTGTGGTAGGATATTATACAAAGAAAATGTAGAGGCGTAA
- a CDS encoding Nif3-like dinuclear metal center hexameric protein: MKVSEIYKILNDIAPFDTQESWDNSGLIVGSNESEFERIYLSLDVDSALLDIVRPNSLIIAHHPLIFKGLKTVDFSTYPGLILRKMIMKNVSLIAMHTNADLAFLNEYFVSEVLGLKVYKKDGFLIYSNLKISFDELTNLLKSKLNLVNLRAIYAKDEIRSVAICTGSGGDLVSEVRADAFITGDIKYHQALQAKENKLNLFDVGHFESECYFGASLAKYLQNLKIEVIISNSKNPFMHY, from the coding sequence ATGAAAGTATCTGAAATTTATAAAATTTTAAATGATATTGCACCGTTTGATACGCAGGAGAGTTGGGATAACAGTGGTCTGATAGTAGGTTCAAATGAGAGTGAATTCGAGCGGATATATCTAAGCCTTGATGTAGATAGTGCACTTTTGGATATTGTTCGGCCAAACTCGCTCATCATTGCTCATCATCCACTTATATTTAAAGGGCTTAAAACAGTTGATTTTAGCACATATCCAGGCTTGATATTACGTAAGATGATAATGAAAAATGTCTCTTTAATAGCGATGCATACAAATGCGGATCTGGCATTTTTAAATGAGTATTTTGTAAGCGAAGTACTTGGGTTAAAAGTATATAAAAAAGATGGCTTTTTGATATACTCTAATCTTAAAATTAGCTTTGATGAGCTCACAAATTTGTTAAAATCAAAATTAAATTTAGTAAATTTAAGAGCTATTTATGCAAAAGATGAGATAAGATCTGTAGCCATTTGTACAGGAAGTGGTGGTGATCTTGTAAGTGAAGTAAGAGCTGATGCCTTTATAACCGGGGATATAAAATACCATCAAGCACTTCAGGCAAAAGAGAATAAACTAAATTTATTTGATGTTGGGCACTTTGAGAGCGAGTGCTATTTTGGGGCATCTTTAGCAAAATATTTGCAAAATCTTAAAATAGAAGTTATAATATCCAATTCTAAAAATCCATTCATGCATTATTAA
- the glyQ gene encoding glycine--tRNA ligase subunit alpha, with the protein MTFSRIILTLQNYWQEQGCVILQPYDMPAGAGTYHQATFLKSLGKKPWATAYVAPSRRPTDGRYGDNPNRLGAYYQFQVLIKPSPENIQELYLKSLERLGLNLKNHDIRFVEDNWESPTLGAWGLGWEVWLDGMEVTQFTYFQQVGGITCELISAEITYGLERLAMYLQDVDSVYDIVWDDSKGIVTYGDVHKQGEYEWSKYNFEVADTVMLFNQFENSFNECKRCLEHKISLPAYDYCMLAAHTFNVLDARGAISVTQRQDYILKIRELAKECALIYKATIDEKETNV; encoded by the coding sequence ATGACATTTTCTCGTATTATTTTGACATTGCAAAATTATTGGCAAGAGCAAGGTTGTGTTATACTTCAGCCTTACGATATGCCAGCTGGGGCAGGAACGTATCATCAAGCTACATTTTTAAAAAGCCTTGGCAAAAAGCCGTGGGCGACTGCATATGTAGCACCTAGTCGCCGTCCGACTGACGGCAGATATGGAGATAATCCAAATCGCCTGGGGGCTTATTATCAGTTTCAAGTGCTTATTAAGCCAAGCCCTGAAAATATCCAAGAGCTTTACTTAAAAAGTCTTGAAAGACTTGGCTTAAATTTAAAAAATCATGACATACGTTTTGTTGAAGATAACTGGGAGAGTCCTACGCTGGGTGCATGGGGACTTGGCTGGGAAGTTTGGCTAGATGGTATGGAAGTAACGCAATTTACCTACTTTCAGCAAGTTGGTGGCATAACTTGTGAACTAATTAGTGCTGAGATAACCTACGGTTTAGAGCGACTCGCGATGTATCTGCAAGATGTAGATAGTGTTTATGATATCGTTTGGGATGATAGCAAGGGCATTGTAACCTACGGTGACGTGCATAAACAGGGCGAATATGAGTGGAGCAAATATAACTTTGAAGTAGCTGATACTGTGATGTTGTTTAATCAGTTTGAAAACTCATTTAACGAGTGTAAACGCTGTTTAGAGCATAAAATTTCACTCCCTGCGTATGATTATTGTATGCTTGCAGCCCATACATTTAATGTCCTTGACGCCAGAGGAGCGATAAGTGTAACGCAAAGGCAGGACTATATCCTTAAAATTCGCGAACTTGCTAAAGAGTGTGCCTTGATATACAAAGCTACGATAGATGAAAAAGAGACAAACGTATAG
- a CDS encoding DUF3972 domain-containing protein yields the protein MQTFLKIDEFCQLVHLDREVIEGMIKRGVLNTKTEDNGEIYIEASQGTMSVVPTTSSDLSVNMNAVVGESFIEKTIGTILNLHEKVLDAKDETLDTLRNENKFLKEALFSMQELYDEDRKTIETLTAQLKLSQDEVEFLKRKYKLMWNKAVENFKSE from the coding sequence ATGCAGACTTTTTTAAAGATAGATGAATTTTGTCAGTTGGTGCATTTAGATCGCGAGGTCATTGAAGGTATGATAAAGCGTGGTGTGCTAAATACAAAGACCGAAGATAATGGCGAAATTTATATAGAGGCGTCGCAAGGCACCATGAGCGTAGTGCCGACTACAAGCTCTGATCTTAGTGTAAATATGAACGCAGTTGTTGGGGAGAGCTTTATTGAAAAGACGATTGGCACGATATTAAATTTACACGAAAAGGTGCTTGACGCAAAGGATGAGACGCTGGATACGTTAAGAAATGAGAATAAATTTTTAAAAGAGGCACTATTTTCTATGCAAGAGTTATATGATGAAGATAGAAAGACGATAGAAACGCTTACAGCACAGCTTAAGCTTTCGCAAGATGAGGTTGAGTTTTTAAAACGTAAGTATAAGCTTATGTGGAATAAAGCAGTTGAAAATTTTAAATCAGAATGA
- the purE gene encoding 5-(carboxyamino)imidazole ribonucleotide mutase, which yields MKFVSIIMGSKSDYDVVINTAKELEKFDVKYELIISSAHRSPERTHEYVKVAEAKGAQVFIAAAGMAAHLAGSIAANTTRPVIGIPMGGSALSGVDALYSTVQMPGGMPVATVAIGKAGAINAAYLAMQILALNDSELDAKLRADRVAKAEGVVSDSASIEVIL from the coding sequence ATGAAATTTGTATCTATTATAATGGGAAGTAAGAGTGATTATGATGTTGTGATAAACACTGCAAAAGAGCTTGAAAAATTTGATGTGAAATATGAACTCATTATCAGCTCAGCACACAGAAGTCCTGAGCGGACGCACGAGTATGTAAAAGTTGCTGAAGCAAAAGGAGCTCAAGTATTCATAGCTGCAGCTGGTATGGCAGCTCACCTAGCAGGATCGATTGCGGCAAATACAACTCGTCCAGTTATAGGAATACCGATGGGAGGCAGTGCTTTAAGTGGTGTTGATGCATTGTATTCAACCGTGCAGATGCCAGGGGGTATGCCAGTAGCTACTGTGGCGATAGGAAAGGCTGGAGCGATAAATGCAGCCTATCTTGCTATGCAAATTTTAGCTTTAAATGATAGCGAACTAGATGCAAAGCTAAGAGCAGATAGAGTGGCTAAGGCAGAAGGTGTAGTTAGCGATTCGGCGAGTATTGAAGTCATACTTTAA
- a CDS encoding peptidase U32 family protein — protein MKRPELLSPAGNLTKLKIALEYGADAVYGSVASFSLRTRSAREFNLQSFEEAIVYTHEKGKKFYVTINAFPFNSQIESLKRHIQTISNLKPDGFIVATPGVMSLAKQIAPEVDVHLSTQANVMNYLDAKIYHDMGASRIVVAREMNLKDVIKIKEYLPDLEIEIFVHGSMCFAYSGRCLVSSVQSGRMSNRGSCANDCRFKYELYAKNPESGTLFRLEEDEEGGTYVMNSKDLNLSAHIGDILKSGVIDSLKIEGRTKSEYYAACTARAYKMAIDDAMADKFDAKIYEAELNTLKNRGFTDGYLIHRPYERTDTQNHVSSLEEGTHQVHAISEDGEYFKCKFKIVENEPYEIVAPLDTKIKFCDNDIGRVYERDGKFWLEFRRLITKKGKEMSEIHSGNENEMCLPAKLPKFSFLRKEI, from the coding sequence GTGAAGCGACCTGAGCTACTATCTCCAGCTGGGAATTTGACTAAACTTAAAATAGCTCTAGAGTATGGAGCAGACGCTGTTTATGGCTCGGTAGCTAGTTTTTCGCTACGCACACGCTCGGCTCGCGAGTTTAACCTGCAAAGCTTTGAAGAGGCAATCGTATATACTCACGAAAAAGGTAAGAAATTTTATGTGACTATAAATGCGTTTCCGTTTAACTCACAGATTGAATCACTTAAACGCCATATACAGACTATATCAAATTTAAAACCAGATGGCTTTATCGTAGCAACTCCGGGCGTTATGAGCCTTGCAAAGCAAATAGCACCAGAGGTTGATGTGCATTTAAGCACACAAGCAAACGTAATGAACTACCTTGATGCTAAAATTTATCACGATATGGGTGCGTCTCGCATCGTCGTAGCTCGTGAGATGAATTTAAAAGATGTTATAAAGATAAAAGAGTATTTACCGGATTTAGAGATAGAAATTTTTGTGCATGGCTCTATGTGCTTTGCATACTCTGGAAGATGTCTTGTTAGTTCAGTGCAAAGTGGTCGTATGTCAAATCGCGGTAGCTGTGCTAACGATTGTCGTTTTAAGTATGAATTGTATGCGAAAAATCCTGAAAGCGGGACGCTATTTCGTCTTGAAGAGGATGAAGAGGGTGGCACTTATGTTATGAACTCAAAGGATTTAAATTTATCAGCCCATATTGGTGACATACTAAAATCAGGTGTGATAGATAGTTTAAAGATAGAGGGTCGCACGAAGAGTGAATATTATGCTGCTTGTACGGCACGTGCTTATAAAATGGCAATAGATGATGCGATGGCGGATAAATTTGATGCTAAAATTTATGAAGCTGAGCTAAATACGCTGAAAAATCGTGGCTTTACAGATGGATATTTGATACATCGCCCATATGAGCGAACAGACACACAAAACCACGTCAGTAGTCTAGAAGAGGGCACTCATCAAGTCCACGCTATAAGTGAAGATGGTGAGTATTTTAAGTGTAAGTTTAAGATAGTAGAAAATGAACCTTATGAGATAGTCGCTCCGCTTGATACTAAGATCAAGTTTTGTGACAATGATATAGGTAGAGTTTATGAGCGAGATGGTAAATTTTGGCTTGAGTTTAGACGACTCATAACTAAAAAGGGTAAAGAGATGAGCGAGATACACAGTGGAAATGAAAATGAAATGTGTTTGCCTGCAAAACTACCCAAATTTAGCTTTTTACGAAAGGAAATTTGA
- a CDS encoding chemotaxis protein, translating into MTQEELDALMAGGLDDFDDTPEIINEPKEEMTQEIVTEPEKESKKEDIKMSMDPSDYRVSAESAWPPPPPTDDHKMVHQLDDVTRDSEKKATEILDKLDVINNFFMDAESVCNELKSGIDANIEIFTTLKDKFPHVGAFSEALNRNESLKNSVDDIVGNLQMGEDEIMATMDMMQYQDIHRQKIERVINVMRALSKYMNTLFEGKIDDEKRVSSAVHIAGDTTTENLVSNDDIEALIASLGNKK; encoded by the coding sequence ATGACACAAGAAGAGCTTGATGCACTTATGGCTGGAGGACTTGATGATTTTGATGATACGCCAGAGATTATAAATGAACCAAAAGAGGAGATGACGCAAGAGATAGTCACTGAGCCAGAAAAAGAGAGTAAAAAAGAAGATATAAAGATGTCTATGGATCCGAGTGATTACCGTGTGAGTGCGGAGTCTGCATGGCCACCTCCTCCTCCAACTGATGATCATAAAATGGTTCATCAACTTGATGATGTAACTCGTGATAGCGAGAAAAAGGCTACCGAGATACTTGATAAACTTGACGTTATAAACAATTTTTTTATGGACGCTGAAAGTGTTTGCAATGAGCTAAAGAGTGGAATCGACGCAAATATTGAAATTTTTACGACATTAAAAGATAAATTTCCGCACGTTGGAGCTTTTAGCGAGGCATTAAATAGAAATGAGAGTTTAAAAAATAGTGTAGATGATATCGTTGGTAACTTGCAAATGGGTGAAGATGAGATAATGGCGACTATGGATATGATGCAATATCAAGATATCCACCGTCAAAAAATAGAACGTGTTATTAACGTTATGCGTGCACTTAGCAAATATATGAATACCTTATTTGAGGGCAAGATAGACGATGAGAAGCGTGTGAGTTCTGCGGTGCATATCGCAGGCGATACTACTACTGAAAATTTAGTAAGCAATGATGATATAGAGGCACTTATCGCAAGTTTGGGTAACAAAAAGTGA
- a CDS encoding histidinol-phosphatase — protein MKIDLHNHTYLCNHASGSVDEYIRAAIACKTEVFGFSDHNPMNYDQAYRMSFDQMEIYEKIVLDAGEKFADKIKILLGYEVDFLEGFMDERVFKRKVDYLIGSVHFISGWGFDNPEFIGEYKNKDIDKIWTDYFECIISLAKCGKFDIVGHFDLIKIFKFLPKTDIRILALPALKAIKSANLAIEINSAGFRKPIGEQYPSHTLLEQIYELDIPISFGSDAHAVDQVGANGDICENLAREIGYDSCICFEKRDRYFVKF, from the coding sequence ATGAAAATAGATTTGCATAATCACACATACCTCTGTAACCACGCTAGTGGTAGTGTAGATGAATATATCCGTGCGGCAATAGCATGTAAGACTGAAGTTTTTGGATTTAGCGACCATAATCCTATGAATTATGACCAAGCGTATCGTATGAGTTTTGATCAGATGGAGATATATGAGAAAATAGTACTTGATGCAGGTGAAAAATTTGCAGATAAGATAAAAATTTTACTCGGTTATGAAGTTGATTTTTTAGAGGGGTTTATGGACGAGCGAGTGTTTAAGCGTAAGGTTGATTATCTTATTGGATCAGTGCACTTTATCAGTGGCTGGGGCTTCGATAACCCCGAGTTTATCGGCGAGTATAAAAATAAAGATATTGATAAAATTTGGACAGATTATTTTGAATGTATAATCAGCCTTGCAAAGTGTGGCAAATTTGACATTGTAGGGCATTTTGACCTTATAAAAATTTTTAAATTTTTACCAAAAACAGATATTCGCATCTTAGCACTTCCGGCTCTAAAAGCGATAAAATCAGCAAATTTGGCCATTGAGATAAACTCAGCGGGCTTTAGAAAACCTATTGGCGAGCAATATCCTAGCCATACGCTTTTGGAGCAAATTTATGAGCTTGATATACCTATAAGCTTTGGTTCAGACGCACACGCCGTGGATCAAGTCGGTGCAAATGGCGATATTTGCGAGAATTTAGCACGTGAAATAGGATATGATAGCTGTATTTGTTTTGAAAAACGTGATAGATATTTTGTTAAATTTTAA